The following are encoded in a window of Deltaproteobacteria bacterium genomic DNA:
- a CDS encoding ABC transporter ATP-binding protein codes for MVEPLLEVKNLHTRFNTDEGTALAVKGLDLTIQEGETFGLVGESGCGKSVTALSVIRLIPDPPGRILKGRVLFRGQDLLRLSEAKMRRIRGRSISMIFQEPMTSLNPVFTIGAQMTEIIRIHRGVSKAEAKETALEMLIKVGIPDPSRKFGEYPHQISGGMRQRVMIAMALSSRPSLLIADEPTTALDVTIQAQILDLLIELKEEMGAAVLLITHDLGVIAEMASRVAVMYTGQVVEEAKVKALFRNPFHPYTQGLMASIPSITKPIQKDKHLEVIPGLVPSLFHLPEGCTFRERCPRALKKCREEPPPLIRIQEGHGVRCWLYE; via the coding sequence ATGGTTGAGCCACTTCTGGAAGTAAAAAATCTACATACCCGATTCAATACCGATGAGGGAACGGCCCTCGCGGTGAAGGGGCTGGACTTGACCATCCAAGAGGGTGAAACCTTCGGGTTGGTTGGGGAGTCCGGGTGCGGCAAGAGCGTAACCGCTCTTTCCGTGATCCGGCTCATTCCGGATCCTCCCGGGCGCATCCTGAAGGGCCGTGTCCTGTTCAGGGGCCAGGATTTGCTTCGGCTGAGTGAAGCGAAAATGCGAAGGATCCGGGGGCGTTCCATTTCCATGATTTTCCAGGAGCCTATGACCTCCCTGAACCCGGTTTTCACGATCGGCGCCCAGATGACGGAAATCATCAGGATTCACCGGGGGGTCTCGAAGGCCGAGGCAAAGGAAACGGCCCTGGAGATGCTAATTAAGGTCGGCATACCGGACCCTTCCAGAAAATTCGGGGAATACCCCCACCAGATCAGCGGGGGCATGCGCCAGAGGGTCATGATCGCCATGGCCCTCTCCAGTCGTCCCTCCCTCCTTATTGCCGACGAACCCACCACAGCCCTGGACGTGACCATACAGGCCCAGATCCTCGACCTGCTCATTGAGCTCAAGGAGGAGATGGGCGCAGCTGTTCTCCTGATTACCCACGATCTTGGAGTTATTGCCGAAATGGCCAGCCGGGTGGCGGTGATGTACACGGGCCAAGTAGTGGAGGAAGCGAAGGTCAAGGCCCTTTTCAGAAATCCTTTTCATCCTTATACCCAAGGGTTGATGGCCTCCATTCCCAGTATCACGAAGCCAATCCAAAAGGACAAGCACCTGGAGGTCATCCCGGGCCTGGTCCCCAGCCTTTTTCACCTTCCGGAAGGCTGCACTTTCCGGGAACGGTGTCCCCGGGCCTTAAAAAAATGCCGTGAGGAGCCGCCCCCCCTGATCCGAATCCAGGAAGGCCATGGAGTGCGATGTTGGCTCTATGAATAG
- a CDS encoding ABC transporter permease — protein sequence MKPSEESPIDTNSLRYKFRLFMKNKPAIAGLAILAVVFVLVLFGEALAPHDPLGTCFKEKLMGPTLSHPFGTDNYGRDIMSRIFAGARYTLLSALVAVMVGILAGTPLGLVSGYFGRGIDMVFMRVADVLLAFPPLILAMAIVSGLGPSLLNAALAIGISYIPIFARMARSRAIQVKRMDYIQAAYALGSGHLRIILTDVLPNCMTPLIVQGTIYTGYGVLWVASLSFIGLGAKLPTPEWGLMIAEGRQYIINGQWWTTVFPGLFIMLGVAGCTLIGDGLREVFNPKLRLK from the coding sequence ATGAAACCGAGTGAAGAAAGTCCGATAGATACCAATTCTCTCCGCTATAAATTTCGCCTGTTCATGAAGAACAAGCCGGCAATCGCAGGTTTGGCGATCCTGGCCGTGGTCTTCGTTCTGGTCCTCTTCGGAGAAGCCCTGGCCCCCCACGATCCCCTGGGGACCTGCTTCAAGGAAAAACTCATGGGCCCTACCCTGTCCCATCCCTTTGGGACCGACAATTACGGCCGGGACATCATGAGCCGGATATTCGCCGGTGCGCGCTATACCCTGCTTTCCGCCCTGGTGGCAGTGATGGTCGGGATCCTCGCGGGTACGCCGCTGGGACTCGTTTCGGGCTACTTCGGACGGGGAATCGACATGGTCTTCATGCGGGTGGCCGACGTGCTGCTGGCGTTTCCTCCCCTGATCCTCGCCATGGCGATCGTTTCGGGATTGGGACCTTCCCTGCTCAACGCAGCCCTGGCCATCGGTATCTCCTACATCCCCATCTTCGCCCGGATGGCCCGCAGCCGGGCTATCCAGGTGAAGCGCATGGATTACATACAAGCGGCCTATGCCCTGGGTTCCGGGCATCTCAGGATCATCCTGACCGATGTGCTGCCCAACTGCATGACTCCCCTGATCGTCCAGGGAACCATCTATACTGGTTACGGAGTCCTATGGGTGGCCAGTCTGAGCTTCATCGGCCTTGGCGCCAAGTTACCCACCCCCGAATGGGGCCTTATGATCGCCGAGGGGAGGCAATACATCATAAACGGCCAATGGTGGACCACCGTCTTCCCGGGTCTGTTCATCATGTTGGGGGTTGCCGGCTGTACCTTGATCGGCGACGGGTTAAGGGAGGTGTTCAATCCCAAGCTGCGATTGAAGTGA
- a CDS encoding ABC transporter permease yields the protein MSLGRYILRRLVYTVPTVFGALLLMFIVTRVLPGDPVLMILGPAHSSPENVEALSRMMGLDRPLPIQFLTYVGHVLRGDLGYSWRAGSPVSKELLRRFPATFELTTFAFLLMVVISLPLGIIAGYYRNRLPDHMISIFTVIGVSMPIFWFGLLLIYFFFYLLNLAPPPMGRLSPELGYPPTVTGLLLIDTLLAGDLKAFLGALKQLILPGLTLSFFNWAIIVRTLKADLIETLEEDYIRTAKAMGVGLRSVLFRHALRNALLPTVTMAGAIYGGLLGGSVLTEVIFAWPGVGSFAVESIQYLDYAGLQGFILFYVLIFAVINLIVDISYRLIDPRVQLE from the coding sequence ATGAGCCTGGGTCGATATATCCTGCGGCGCCTGGTATATACCGTTCCCACGGTATTCGGCGCGCTGCTGCTCATGTTCATCGTGACACGGGTATTGCCGGGTGACCCCGTACTGATGATTCTCGGCCCGGCCCATTCCTCTCCAGAGAACGTTGAAGCCTTGAGCCGGATGATGGGCCTGGACCGTCCCCTCCCGATCCAATTCTTGACCTACGTGGGACATGTGCTCAGAGGCGATCTGGGGTACTCCTGGCGGGCAGGGAGCCCGGTGAGCAAGGAACTCCTGCGCCGCTTTCCTGCGACCTTCGAACTGACCACCTTCGCCTTTCTGCTGATGGTGGTCATCAGTCTGCCCCTCGGCATCATCGCAGGTTACTACCGGAACCGATTACCTGACCACATGATCAGCATCTTTACAGTAATCGGTGTATCCATGCCCATCTTTTGGTTCGGGCTTCTGCTGATCTACTTCTTCTTTTACCTCCTCAACCTGGCCCCGCCCCCCATGGGGAGGCTTTCACCCGAATTAGGCTATCCCCCGACCGTAACAGGCCTGCTGCTGATCGACACCCTGTTGGCCGGGGATCTAAAGGCCTTCCTGGGCGCGTTGAAGCAACTGATTCTACCAGGGCTCACCCTTTCCTTTTTCAACTGGGCAATCATTGTTCGGACCCTCAAGGCCGACCTGATCGAAACCCTCGAGGAAGACTATATCCGGACGGCCAAGGCTATGGGTGTCGGTCTGAGATCTGTTCTCTTCCGCCACGCCCTCCGAAATGCCCTTCTTCCGACCGTGACCATGGCCGGGGCCATTTACGGAGGTCTCCTAGGCGGATCCGTCTTGACGGAGGTGATCTTCGCCTGGCCGGGAGTGGGATCCTTCGCCGTGGAATCGATCCAATACCTGGACTATGCGGGACTTCAGGGATTTATCCTCTTCTACGTGCTCATCTTCGCAGTGATCAACCTGATCGTGGATATCTCATATCGATTGATCGATCCCAGAGTACAATTGGAGTAA